In Toxoplasma gondii ME49 chromosome VIII, whole genome shotgun sequence, a single genomic region encodes these proteins:
- a CDS encoding protein kinase (incomplete catalytic triad) (encoded by transcript TGME49_272540~Predicted member of protein kinase group AGC, (PMID:22047078).), with protein METFYRDNSQLLFQGSAAPDAVKNVSVSPAKRECWNQTRWQLESVGKQASITAETGNVLPVGCLRNRCRDRMLKEECHGGNDLPDDREQELTRDENDDTPWSVTAKQNALHSSEDRTGTLGRVYLVRPKLSKRMSYTPLASQLGENGGWIDVASLAEESGLSPVGFKGCHSHCEAPTSLEGGVCGSNELLENDEDDSPDRFRNCLQLLKAFPMALKVMKKRQVLALGQEKHVIAERKILQQLRHPFIVNMICSFQDRRHIYLLMEFVNGGELFSLLRSEGTLTENSARFYIAEIILALNYLHASMIVYRDLKPENILLDHIGHVKLVDFGFARSLDPLPPPTRSLPTDFGSTKSKSAARKLQNQSLSRAEAPPQGGGRGFGSFHGRADDLYQTESAAHSTCQEQAERLRVYSLKHGPDGEAVCLLSPFLVEPPRKHRNGSPRSRDPHEESETLASPSMVGGLGALPVQSQTVQLLRHTANKRAVGADGEPTKNVFPPYSSAFTFTGTEIDGSVAKEHGLCGFRHNTGGGGAEVTNGTMLETKIEKQALPGCGRSVKCGTSFAFIDTARSTCADTDKENPHFPASRTATLPYGAFDITPADVNQLDFGVKRNTPSHIFPSAEGCISSVPTGSLCGISSYPGCLSVSTSSHGFLSIPAVTSSDHRIPDALVASQSPRRVSQELYTPPLKGQLQSAQVHGHSHQHSENHCRHLTNFGPSQQTSLLSTPNYAGKCTSLSESHPLCELIYGKGKQGEGDIPGDGIPPNGESCFPFLALARPTGDHGIGPYESGSQSAQLMWNGQEKEKIEKRAASCSPTAWFSCHESDPSYPARRRSVLVTLYDTSEGTPGQRGKGRISDVGEGRRDSYGLAGSSESVDLEGPATRASSWSSIQLDPASTRAPLNQAEFDDDSEMELPGNGLTSCLRRGSLSRRETAPPFRPNADRKQVGDFRGDTDRDTPSTSPQSEVLTADMNRRKTVRKDSETMGSKVGDQSPPPTCSYHRLISSPETAPACVAATGRPGCSRNFAEKITFQSDETNPSEKCDSWQPCHPGCGLADSLWSVIRPHDRPLRQEQSLLLRTGNNRSSRVQDATVTGREESSLSLDGKILKAPQAGDATFGHSSDPSNAQSPKVVKTEFAEKDQSAAVRQLEPENCNRKTFPRNSEIVSYDTTHPSVTRLPGESAFATVSSYDGYSSPTGADSPVCRAPGDESGSLTFVGDLSTAVPLSPRDAATQFSSLSLPLYSTVSQCLPCAQLNTTPATGASVTAHSSASSNACFLESVIDALRSPPAAARACELVRSSPGDARSSQLFSPVSLNAWTETRISSIASSPRLTVSRGSTHLRALTVGTPCKSKEPGVGTCESALRTSPNHSALTENLHDRCDSAVEVGQFVSASSPGSAPRMLLTSEETPNSREEFDSGSGNVGYQRELERLQGSGVGGFPCESSRRSCSLAKRRSPPCELSRDSSDNIPSKETGTKQAGRSAQARGHDVSWDGVKIQQAREMERGKDDKNPPTKPSEIDVLGSGDERERICLVHPPTAVNPQCFKRKSCSSARHHFQAECQERRCKPREKEAPELLRAFTLCGTPEYLPPEVLLVKGHDCKADCWALGILVYEMLVGQTPFYHDNPQEMYENILRAPVPFSPCLSPIASDLVERLLRKSASNRPSMKSLTQHLFFTSVKFDWAAAAQGRLTPPFVPPVRSKMDTHMFDEYPESFGSAKFKLVSVGIVDHIFLLSAAWSPTVNFI; from the exons CCTGACGCAGTCAAGAATGTGAGCGTGTCACCAGCGAAAAGAGAATGCTGGAACCAAACTCGATGGCAACTGGAAAGTGTGGGCAAGCAAGCCTCCATAACCGCCGAGACGGGAAATGTTCTTCCGGTAGGGTGTTTACGAAATCGGTGTAGAGATCGCATGCTCAAGGAAGAGTGTCATGGAGGCAACGATCTCCCAGACGACAGGGAACAGGAGCTGACCAGAGACGAAAATGACGATACGCCTTGGTCTGTAACAGCGAAACAAAACGCTCTACACTCCTCAGAGGACA GGACAGGGACATTAGGAAGAGTTTATCTTGTTCGTCCGAAACTATCGAAAAGAATGTCGTACACGCCACTGGCCTCGCAACTCGGGGAAAATGGCGGCTGGATCGACGTCGCCTCCCTAGCTGAAGAAAGTGGACTTTCTCCGGTAGGCTTTAAGGGGTGTCACAGCCATTGTGAAGCTCCCACCTCCTTGGAGGGTGGCGTGTGCGGCAGCAACGAGCTTCtggaaaacgacgaagacgattCGCCCGATCGGTTCCGCAACTGCCTCCAACTGTTAAAGGCCTTCCCTATGGCGCTGAAGGTTATGAAAAAACGCCAAGTTCTTGCTCTGGGTCAGGAGAAGCATGTGATAGCGGAACGGAAGATTCTCCAACAGCTCAGACACCCGTTTATCGTCAACAT GATCTGTTCATTTCAAGACCGGCGACACATCTACTTGCTGATGGAGTTCGTCAACGGCGGCGAGCTTTTCTCACTCTTGCG GAGTGAAGGTACTTTAACAGAGAACAGCGCGCGGTTCTACATCGCCGAAATCATCTTGGCTCTCAACTATCTCCACG CCAGCATGATCGTGTACCGCGATTTGAAGCCAGAGAACATTCTCCTTGACCACATCGGCCATGTTAAACTGGTTGACTTCGGGTTCGCCCGCTCCTTAGATCCGCTGCCTCCGCCCACACGCTCCCTACCTACAGATTTCGGTTCCACCAAAAGCAAATCCGCAGCTCGGAAGCTACAGAATCAGTCCCTATCACGAGCAGAAGCTCCTCCCCAAGGGGGTGGGCGAGGTTTTGGCTCCTTTCATGGGCGAGCTGATGATCTGTATCAAACCGAGTCTGCGGCCCACAGTACCTGTCAAGAGCAAGCAGAACGCTTACGCGTTTATTCTTTGAAACACGGACCGGATGGAGAGGCGGTGTGTCTATTATCTCCTTTCCTTGTGGAGCCACCGCGGAAGCACAGAAACGGTAGTCCGCGCTCCAGAGATCCCCATGAGGAGTCGGAGACTCTCGCCTCGCCATCAATGGTTGGGGGTTTAGGCGCGCTGCCAGTCCAGAGCCAAACGGTGCAGCTTCTTAGGCATACCGCCAACAAAAGAGCTGTTGGTGCTGACGGCGAGCCTACGAAAAATGTGTTCCCGCCTTACTCTTCCGCTTTTACGTTTACTGGGACGGAGATCGACGGAAGTGTCGCAAAAGAGCATGGGCTCTGCGGGTTCCGGCACAACACAGGAGGGGGAGGCGCAGAGGTTACAAATGGAACGATGTTGGAAACCAAAATAGAGAAGCAGGCGCTCCCTGGTTGCGGGCGATCAGTCAAGTGCGGCACATCCTTTGCTTTCATAGACACCGCGAGGAGCACATGCGCTGATACTGATAAAGAAAATCCCCACTTCCCCGCCTCTCGAACAGCGACGTTACCGTACGGGGCATTCGACATCACTCCCGCAGACGTGAACCAGTTAGATTTCGGGGTGAAACGAAACACTCCTTCACATatctttccttctgcagaAGGTTGTATCTCATCCGTTCCGACAGGCTCATTGTGTGGTATCTCCTCGTATCccggctgtctctctgtgtcaaCGTCTTCGCATGGGTTCCTCTCCATTCCCGCTGTCACGTCGTCTGATCATCGGATCCCCGACGCGTTAGTCGCTTCACAGTCTCCACGTCGTGTATCACAGGAGCTATACACTCCTCCGCTCAAGGGGCAGCTTCAGAGCGCTCAAGTCCACGGACATTCACACCAGCACAGCGAGAACCACTGCAGGCATCTGACTAACTTCGGACCAAGCCAGCAAACATCGCTTCTTTCAACTCCAAACTACGCAGGAAAGTGCACTTCCCTGTCCGAGTCGCACCCACTGTGTGAGCTCATCtacggaaaaggaaaacagggCGAAGGTGACATTCCAGGGGATGGAATTCCACCCAACGGGGAGTCGTGCTTCCCTTTTCTTGCCCTGGCACGTCCCACGGGCGACCACGGCATTGGACCTTACGAAAGTGGAAGCCAGTCGGCTCAGCTTATGTGGAACGgacaagagaaggagaaaattGAGAAACGGGCGGCATCATGCAGCCCAACAGCGTGGTTTTCCTGCCACGAAAGCGATCCATCATATCCGGCAAGGCGTCGATCAGTGCTCGTTACGCTTTACGACACGTCTGAAGGCACACCCGGTCAACGGGGGAAAGGCCGGATTTCTGATGTCGGGGAAGGGCGAAGGGATTCCTACGGGCTTGCGGGCAGCAGTGAATCTGTGGATTTAGAAGGACCAGCAACACGAGCGTCCAGCTGGAGCTCTATCCAGTTGGATCCAGCGTCGACCCGTGCGCCGCTGAACCAGGCAGAATTCGACGATGATTCGGAGATGGAACTTCCAGGGAACGGGCTGACATCTTGTCTAAGACGAGGATCTTTATCGCGACGAGAAACAGCGCCTCCGTTTCGACCAAACGCGGACAGGAAGCAAGTAGGGGATTTCAGAGgggacacagacagagacacacccTCGACAAGTCCTCAGTCGGAAGTGCTGACTGCGGATATGAACCGACGGAAAACCGTAAGGAAAGATTCAGAGACCATGGGATCGAAGGTAGGGGACCAGTCACCTCCCCCGACTTGTTCGTACCACCGTCTGATTTCTTCTCCGGAGACCGCTCCTGCCTGTGTAGCAGCCACAGGTCGCCCTGGTTGTTCAAGGAACTTTGCGGAAAAAATCACTTTTCAATCCGACGAAACAAATCCCTCAGAAAAATGTGATTCGTGGCAACCTTGCCATCCAGGCTGTGGTTTAGCAGACTCGTTGTGGTCTGTGATAAGGCCTCACGACCGTCCGCTGCGACAAGAACAAAGCTTGCTTCTCCGAACCGGAAACAACCGTAGCTCCCGAGTCCAAGATGCCACCGTAACTGGCAGAGAGGAATCGTCGCTGTCCTTGGATGGAAAAATCTTGAAGGCTCCACAAGCAGGTGACGCGACATTCGGACACTCTTCGGATCCTTCCAATGCACAGAGCCCTAAAGTAGTGAAGACGGAATTCGCAGAGAAGGACCAGTCTGCTGCAGTGAGACAGTTAGAACCCGAAAACTGCAACAGGAAGACGTTTCCACGGAATTCAGAGATAGTGTCCTACGATACTACCCATCCTTCTGTGACACGTCTCCCGGGGGAATCTGCTTTcgcaactgtctcctcgtaTGACGGCTATTCGTCACCGACCGGTGCAGATTCTCCCGTCTGTCGCGCGCCAGGCGATGAATCCGGTTCACTCACTTTTGTAGGGGATCTTAGCACGGCGGTTCCTCTTTCACCGCGTGACGCCGCGACACAGttcagctctctctctctgcctctttaCTCTACGGTTTCCCAGTGCTTACCCTGCGCACAGTTGAACACAACCCCAGCAACGGGGGCATCTGTCACAGCTCACTCATCCGCGTCGTCTAACGCCTGCTTCTTGGAGAGTGTAATAGATGCGTTGAGGAGCCCTCCAGCCGCTGCGCGTGCCTGCGAACTTGTGCGAAGCTCTCCCGGCGATGCGAGGAGCTCCCAACTGTTCTCTCCAGTATCGTTAAATGCTTGGACAGAAACACGTATTTCTTCCATagcctcttctccccgtctcACAGTGAGCCGTGGCAGCACACACCTACGGGCATTAACTGTGGGGACCCCCTGTAAATCTAAGGAACCAGGTGTCGGCACCTGCGAGTCGGCGCTCCGTACCTCCCCAAATCATTCTGCGTTAACAGAGAATCTTCACGATCGGTGTGATAGCGCAGTGGAAGTTGGGCAGTTTGTcagcgcgtcttctcccggGAGTGCTCCGAGAATGCTGCTCACTTCTGAAGAAACACCGAATTCCCGAGAAGAGTTCGACAGTGGCTCAGGAAACGTAGGCTATCAGAGGGAGTTGGAGCGTCTGCAGGGATCAGGGGTTGGTGGTTTTCCGTGCGAGTCTtcgcgaagaagctgctCGCTAGCAAAAAGGCGAAGTCCACCGTGCGAGCTTTCTCGGGATAGCAGCGACAATATTCCTTCTAAAGAAACGGGGACAAAGCAAGCCGGAAGGAGCGCCCAGGCTCGAGGGCACGACGTTTCCTGGGATGGTGTAAAGATACAGCAAGCGAGGGAAatggaaagaggaaaggacgaCAAGAATCCTCCGACCAAGCCTTCCGAGATCGATGTTCTGGGGAGCGGAGACGAGCGTGAGAGGATTTGTCTTGTGCATCCACCCACTGCGGTGAATCCCCAATGCTTCAAAAGAAAGAGCTGTTCCAGTGCCCGCCACCACTTCCAAGCGGAATGtcaagaaagaagatgcaAACCGCGTGAGAAGGAAGCACCAGAGCTCCTCAGAGCTTTTACACTGTGTGGAACTCCGGAATATCTTCCCCCAGAGGTGCTTCTTGTTAAAGGCCACGACTGCAAAGCGGACTGCTGGGCACTGGGCATTCTCGTGTACGAAATGTTGGTCGG GCAGACGCCCTTCTACCACGATAATCCACAAGAGATGTACGAAAATATTCTCCGCGCTCCAGTTCCGTTCAGCCCCTGTCTGAGTCCGATTGCCAGC GATCTTGTGGAGCGCCTGCTCCGGAAGAGTGCAAGCAACCGTCCAAGTATGAAGTCTCTCACTCAGCATCTTTTCTTCACGTCTGTGAAGTTCGACTGGGCGGCAGCAGCACAAGGTCGCCTGACTCCACCGTTTGTCCCGCCTGTCCGAAGCAAAATGGATACTCACATGTTCGACGAATACCCGGAATCCTTTGGCTCAG CAAAATTCAAGCTTGTCAGCGTCGGCATCGTCGATCACATTTTTTTGCTAAGCGCCGCCTGGTCGCCAACAGTCAACTTCATTTAG